The bacterium genome includes a window with the following:
- a CDS encoding asparagine synthase-related protein, whose protein sequence is MGIAGILSKSSLNKDSLAAMLETMNHESFYKKEFYESGSILLGSVGITQGKKILFNNDKTIMLLSNGEVFYNFNAKSSTRNLLSLYEKEGINFVNYIKGQFVIVIFHIQDKKVFIVTDHYGFKPLYYTYKDDKFVFASELKAIVKCLGLSSSINISALADFAMFNYPLGDKTFIKDIERMPPASIWEFDLKRLSDFQQSWIRIPKGCAQGLLKKREYWEFKNLLHKDQLSTEEATKQCGEVFKNVVGELLSKDKKISLTLTGGYDSRAILSTIDCNRYKVNSFTYEIQDKKQSIIAQEIAKVAGCSHIIQEIGSEFNKDVDEFLEKTVWFTDGLCNIVHTELLYVFKKLQNLVNPCFTGIGGSELIRGLQNTGLPFSENLRDIIFSDTPLQTLDNIGKMDNSYGLFSKEFIEHNKDKIEMKIPLELSINERALYFTLYEIFRKYYGGVTLLESFYAHIRLPYMDYDFVNFMVNTPFSILQNKQFSQNPLNRLKGQQISSKIIQYNNSKLLLVPTDRGYLPLFNLYPMALPVILFYNLKRKLSGSSNKSSTENVMRSVAKRIIEEDKTQKRDYYNAGKLKELSRIYPNWSITDWQEITKVVTFEMWLRQLENTNK, encoded by the coding sequence ATGGGAATAGCGGGGATATTAAGCAAGTCGAGTTTGAATAAAGATAGTCTTGCAGCTATGTTAGAGACTATGAACCACGAAAGTTTCTACAAAAAAGAGTTTTATGAGTCCGGCTCTATTTTATTAGGAAGCGTAGGCATTACGCAAGGGAAAAAAATATTATTTAATAATGATAAAACTATTATGCTTTTATCAAATGGAGAAGTCTTTTACAATTTCAATGCGAAATCAAGTACCCGTAACTTGTTATCCCTGTATGAAAAAGAAGGTATAAACTTTGTAAATTATATAAAAGGACAATTTGTTATTGTAATTTTTCATATACAGGATAAAAAGGTATTTATTGTAACTGACCACTATGGGTTTAAGCCTTTATATTACACATATAAAGACGATAAATTTGTTTTTGCATCGGAACTCAAAGCTATTGTAAAATGTCTCGGATTAAGTTCTTCAATTAATATTTCTGCATTGGCTGATTTTGCGATGTTTAATTACCCGCTGGGAGATAAAACATTTATCAAAGATATTGAGCGTATGCCGCCTGCTTCAATATGGGAATTTGATTTAAAAAGATTGTCTGATTTTCAGCAGAGCTGGATAAGAATCCCTAAGGGCTGCGCCCAAGGGCTTCTTAAAAAAAGGGAATACTGGGAATTTAAGAATCTTCTCCATAAGGATCAATTAAGTACGGAAGAAGCTACTAAACAATGCGGCGAAGTATTTAAAAATGTAGTTGGTGAGTTATTAAGTAAAGATAAGAAAATTAGTCTTACCCTGACTGGAGGATATGATTCCCGGGCAATATTATCTACTATAGACTGTAATAGATATAAAGTTAATAGTTTTACATATGAAATACAGGATAAAAAACAATCTATTATTGCTCAAGAAATTGCGAAGGTTGCAGGATGTAGTCATATAATCCAAGAGATTGGTTCCGAATTTAATAAAGACGTTGATGAATTTTTAGAAAAAACCGTTTGGTTTACAGATGGTTTGTGTAATATAGTTCATACGGAATTATTGTATGTATTTAAGAAATTGCAGAATCTTGTAAATCCATGTTTTACAGGAATAGGTGGAAGTGAACTTATCAGAGGGTTACAGAATACGGGGCTTCCGTTTAGTGAAAATTTGAGAGATATAATATTTTCTGATACTCCATTACAGACATTGGATAATATTGGGAAAATGGATAATTCTTATGGTTTGTTTTCTAAAGAATTTATTGAACACAATAAAGATAAGATTGAGATGAAGATTCCATTGGAATTATCAATAAATGAGAGAGCGTTGTATTTTACGTTATATGAAATCTTCCGTAAATATTATGGGGGAGTGACATTGCTTGAAAGTTTTTATGCCCATATTAGGCTTCCGTATATGGATTATGATTTTGTAAATTTTATGGTCAATACGCCATTCTCTATTTTGCAGAACAAACAATTTTCTCAGAATCCTTTGAATAGATTAAAAGGGCAACAAATTTCAAGTAAAATTATTCAATATAATAATTCAAAACTACTACTCGTACCAACAGATAGGGGATATCTTCCTTTATTTAATTTATATCCGATGGCTTTGCCCGTAATTTTGTTTTATAACCTTAAACGAAAATTATCCGGTTCTTCTAATAAAAGTTCAACTGAAAATGTTATGCGTAGTGTAGCTAAAAGGATTATAGAAGAGGATAAAACTCAAAAAAGGGATTACTACAATGCCGGAAAATTAAAAGAATTATCTCGTATTTATCCGAATTGGAGTATTACGGACTGGCAAGAAATAACAAAAGTTGTTACATTTGAAATGTGGCTGAGGCAGTTAGAGAATACAAATAAATGA
- the hypD gene encoding hydrogenase formation protein HypD, producing the protein MLNNNIEFKSKFADMKLIDSLINDLYRIAKQNYIIMEVCGTHTVAFLKFGLKSLLPKSIRVIAGPGCPVCVTPQKLIDYSISLADYAIIVSYGDIFRVPGSFSSLEKVKSKGKDIRIVYSITEALDIAIDNPKKMVVFLAVGFETTAPATANVLIRAKKLNVNNFFILPGHKLIPPAIEYLCSNGVNANGFMLPGHVSTIIGCSAYQSIVDKYKIPCVVTGFEAIDIVTSIYKLVEQINNNDAKLDNTYSRGVKWYGNPVAKENIATVFRTADSEWRGIGSIPDSGLELNQNFHEFDAMQKFGIKLSDTIIEDNGCRCGDVLLGIIEPEQCVNFGNKCTPEEPIGPCMVSSEGTCAAYFKYGKT; encoded by the coding sequence ATGCTAAATAATAATATAGAATTTAAGAGTAAGTTCGCAGATATGAAACTTATTGACTCGTTAATTAATGATTTATACAGAATTGCAAAGCAAAATTATATTATTATGGAAGTTTGTGGTACACATACGGTAGCATTTTTAAAGTTTGGTTTAAAATCTTTATTGCCGAAGTCAATTCGTGTTATTGCCGGTCCGGGTTGCCCGGTATGCGTTACGCCTCAAAAACTAATAGACTATTCCATTAGTTTAGCAGATTATGCGATTATTGTAAGTTATGGGGATATATTTAGAGTGCCGGGTTCGTTTTCTTCTTTAGAAAAAGTAAAGTCTAAGGGGAAAGACATAAGGATTGTTTATTCTATTACGGAAGCCTTGGATATTGCGATTGATAATCCTAAAAAGATGGTTGTTTTTTTGGCAGTAGGATTTGAAACTACTGCCCCTGCTACGGCGAACGTACTGATTAGAGCAAAAAAATTAAATGTAAATAATTTTTTTATTCTTCCGGGGCATAAGCTTATCCCGCCGGCTATTGAATATTTGTGTTCTAACGGGGTAAATGCAAATGGTTTTATGCTCCCCGGGCATGTTTCGACAATTATTGGCTGTTCAGCGTATCAATCTATCGTAGATAAATATAAAATTCCTTGTGTTGTTACCGGATTTGAAGCAATAGATATAGTTACAAGTATTTATAAACTTGTTGAGCAGATAAATAACAATGATGCTAAATTGGATAATACATACTCAAGAGGAGTAAAATGGTACGGTAATCCTGTTGCAAAAGAAAATATAGCAACTGTTTTTAGAACTGCAGATTCTGAATGGCGTGGTATTGGTTCTATTCCCGATAGCGGGCTCGAACTCAATCAAAATTTTCATGAATTTGATGCTATGCAAAAATTTGGTATTAAATTATCAGATACCATAATTGAAGACAATGGCTGTAGATGTGGTGATGTATTACTTGGCATTATTGAACCTGAACAATGCGTAAACTTTGGCAACAAATGTACTCCTGAAGAACCAATAGGACCGTGTATGGTTTCTTCTGAAGGCACATGTGCGGCATATTTTAAGTATGGAAAAACTTAA
- a CDS encoding glycosyltransferase has product MKILHINWSGEIGGAETFVYNLAFAQKESRNDVTIAYMTKSSILGLKAQKTGIKTIEFDMCSGFDLIKGLNYIKFIRKEKFDIIHDHNGPPIVRLSKVFSGKSTFIQHIHGTKWGNIKWEKREVILWKTITNKFVGCWIANSEHTKKIASLKERIPLSSIKVVYNGIKLSEFKLLRDKSEIKKEFNMGKNDFIVGTVARLAPPKGIDNFIEVARRTDDSDIKFIIVGEGELESKLKLLVKEMNLQDKIIFTGAREDIPDILSIFDIFLSTSKWEAFGITIIEAMAVGLPVVAFSVDGIKEIVKENCGILVPYPDVDKIVETISFLKTNPAKRKEMGTKGMEYVSNCFDIKTIETKIKDLYEEVCSTSSQRNKLRK; this is encoded by the coding sequence ATGAAAATTCTTCATATAAATTGGTCTGGGGAAATCGGGGGGGCAGAAACATTCGTATATAACCTAGCTTTTGCTCAAAAAGAGAGTCGCAATGACGTGACAATAGCATATATGACTAAAAGTTCCATATTGGGACTTAAAGCTCAAAAAACAGGCATTAAAACCATAGAATTTGATATGTGCTCAGGGTTTGATCTAATCAAGGGGCTTAATTATATAAAGTTCATAAGAAAGGAAAAATTTGATATTATTCATGACCATAACGGTCCTCCAATTGTAAGGTTATCAAAAGTTTTTTCCGGGAAGTCAACTTTTATTCAGCATATTCATGGAACAAAATGGGGTAATATAAAATGGGAAAAGAGAGAAGTCATATTATGGAAAACAATAACGAATAAGTTTGTTGGTTGTTGGATTGCTAACTCCGAGCATACTAAAAAAATTGCATCTTTGAAAGAACGAATTCCTTTGTCTAGTATTAAAGTTGTGTATAATGGCATAAAATTGTCAGAATTTAAGTTATTAAGGGATAAAAGTGAAATTAAGAAAGAGTTCAATATGGGTAAAAATGACTTTATTGTAGGAACGGTTGCCAGGTTGGCTCCACCTAAGGGTATAGATAATTTTATTGAGGTTGCAAGAAGGACAGATGATTCGGATATAAAATTTATCATAGTGGGGGAGGGGGAGTTAGAAAGTAAGCTAAAGTTACTTGTAAAAGAAATGAATTTGCAGGATAAAATAATCTTTACAGGTGCGAGAGAAGATATTCCCGATATTTTATCTATTTTTGATATATTTTTATCAACATCTAAGTGGGAAGCTTTTGGTATAACTATTATAGAAGCTATGGCAGTGGGTTTGCCCGTAGTGGCATTTTCGGTTGACGGGATAAAAGAAATAGTAAAAGAAAATTGTGGAATATTAGTCCCTTATCCGGATGTGGATAAGATAGTAGAAACTATAAGTTTTTTGAAAACTAATCCGGCCAAAAGAAAAGAAATGGGAACAAAAGGTATGGAATATGTCTCTAATTGTTTTGATATTAAAACAATAGAAACAAAAATAAAAGATTTATATGAAGAGGTGTGCTCTACTTCTTCGCAGCGAAACAAACTCCGTAAATAA
- a CDS encoding glycosyltransferase family 4 protein, with translation MKVLVLSNMYPYGQSYYGAFIKRQIESLENRNVVVIKSIKTKKGSYFIFYLRSIYYILFKKYDIIHAHYGFHSAFPTLIFKRKKLIITYHGSDALLEPYRNFLYNFLHRVTIKRADFIIAVSEGIKQSLIRKFNINELKISVISCGVDTNLFSPTLHKKELRKELNLPESKKIILFVGEVSYNKGVDIIYECAKVLKDYLFILIGDIKHRTNPLPNYILTGTKPNSELYKWFNACDLFFLPSRSEGTPVSILEAMSCGLTVLASNVGGIPDIIEDGKIGWLIDNLDEKDKIINKLRTIIEDTKMLESVGKKGRENIIKDFSEDKIAEKIKGIYTKILWE, from the coding sequence ATGAAAGTTCTTGTATTGAGTAATATGTATCCGTATGGACAATCGTATTATGGGGCATTTATAAAAAGGCAGATAGAGTCTTTAGAAAACAGAAATGTTGTAGTTATAAAGTCGATAAAGACAAAGAAAGGTAGTTATTTTATATTTTATTTGAGAAGCATTTATTATATTTTGTTTAAGAAATATGACATTATTCATGCTCATTATGGATTTCATTCGGCTTTTCCTACCCTGATTTTCAAGAGAAAAAAGCTTATAATTACTTATCATGGAAGCGATGCTTTATTGGAGCCATATCGTAATTTTTTATATAATTTTTTGCACAGGGTAACAATTAAAAGAGCTGATTTTATTATTGCTGTTAGCGAAGGGATAAAACAGTCACTTATTCGGAAATTTAATATTAATGAATTAAAAATTTCCGTAATTAGCTGTGGCGTGGATACAAACTTATTTTCCCCAACTCTTCATAAAAAAGAGTTAAGGAAAGAACTAAATCTTCCTGAATCTAAAAAGATAATACTATTTGTTGGAGAAGTTTCTTATAATAAAGGCGTGGATATCATATATGAATGCGCAAAAGTGTTAAAAGATTATTTGTTCATATTGATAGGGGATATAAAACATAGGACAAATCCTTTGCCTAACTATATTCTAACCGGAACTAAGCCTAATTCCGAGTTGTATAAATGGTTTAATGCCTGTGATTTATTTTTCTTGCCAAGCAGGAGCGAAGGAACGCCGGTTTCTATTTTAGAAGCAATGTCTTGTGGATTAACGGTTTTGGCGTCTAATGTTGGAGGTATTCCTGATATTATAGAAGATGGTAAAATAGGGTGGTTGATAGATAATTTAGACGAAAAGGATAAAATAATAAATAAATTAAGGACGATAATCGAGGATACGAAAATGTTAGAGAGTGTCGGTAAGAAAGGGAGAGAAAATATTATAAAAGATTTCAGCGAAGATAAAATTGCAGAAAAAATAAAGGGGATATATACTAAAATACTATGGGAATAG
- the hypE gene encoding hydrogenase expression/formation protein HypE gives MNSILLAHGSGGKLQSDLLEKVILKYIKNPIINLLEDSAYLSVSKSKIAFTTDSYVVNPLFFPGGNIGKLAVCGTVNDLLCIGAKPLYLSLGLIIEEGFDYERFEKIIASIASEAKNAGVKIVCGDTKVVEHGKGDGIYINTAGIGEIKHYFSPQKIEAGDFIIVTGNIGDHGIALLSERQKLKFKTPIISDVANLTGIADILFKTSGIHCMRDPTRGGLGGILKEIALKSNIEMEINENSIPINPGVNSICEILGIDPLYLANEGKFVIFSKEEKVVSLLRRTKLGKNTAVIGKVVKKKQKGEVILLTKTGGKRIIDIPRGELLPRIC, from the coding sequence ATGAACTCTATATTATTAGCTCATGGAAGCGGCGGTAAATTACAGTCTGATTTATTGGAAAAGGTTATATTAAAATATATAAAAAACCCTATTATTAATTTGCTTGAAGATAGCGCATATTTGTCCGTGAGTAAAAGCAAAATTGCTTTTACAACAGATTCTTATGTAGTGAACCCATTATTTTTCCCCGGAGGAAATATTGGTAAACTTGCCGTATGCGGGACGGTAAATGATTTGTTATGTATAGGCGCAAAACCTTTGTATTTGAGTTTAGGTTTGATTATTGAAGAAGGCTTTGATTATGAAAGGTTTGAAAAAATAATTGCGAGTATAGCTTCGGAAGCAAAAAATGCGGGAGTAAAAATAGTTTGCGGGGATACAAAAGTAGTTGAACATGGGAAAGGGGATGGAATTTATATAAATACTGCCGGGATAGGGGAAATTAAACATTATTTTTCTCCACAAAAAATAGAAGCAGGCGATTTTATTATAGTAACAGGGAATATTGGAGACCATGGGATAGCACTGCTTTCTGAAAGGCAGAAACTGAAGTTTAAGACTCCGATTATAAGTGATGTTGCTAATCTTACAGGCATTGCGGATATATTATTTAAAACTTCCGGCATTCATTGTATGCGAGACCCAACAAGAGGTGGATTAGGCGGAATTTTGAAAGAAATAGCACTAAAATCTAATATAGAAATGGAAATAAATGAAAATAGTATTCCTATTAACCCGGGTGTTAATAGTATATGTGAAATTTTGGGGATAGACCCTTTATATCTTGCTAATGAGGGGAAATTCGTTATTTTCAGCAAAGAAGAAAAAGTAGTGTCTCTCTTAAGACGTACTAAACTTGGAAAAAATACGGCTGTTATCGGGAAAGTTGTTAAAAAGAAACAAAAAGGGGAAGTGATTCTGCTGACAAAAACAGGGGGGAAAAGAATTATTGATATCCCTCGCGGTGAATTACTTCCAAGAATATGTTGA
- a CDS encoding S8 family serine peptidase: protein MNKSIFMLILTALGSLVWGSKPVILLSDKYSNKTIFASSNIGKSTLDTLSPQVSSPYSPCGAKWRIEYEATKFTIQKPCSIIAILYGVYSQTASSKQCSLFIWENNEFNNPGQRVFSTSTTINTTSGGVNWTMYTLPTPVYAYFPFWVGNFESDTLYPTSAMDKTVSSPSKYYDPSKTPIWIDDVGDYLQAVIVKYENEEPEMSIYPSQLTLEIDSSAILVKTIKTDFPNPSVPLLKETDKKYWQDIVPGEIIIGYSNNINVKNATLEELNVTTKNVLLLNRNLGSNFILVKISGGIEEEKAFIRSLRTKPNINSVEPNRIIKLQANPNDPYWGQQWDKTNLNAPGAWDFGYGSDSISIGILDMGADYTHPDLSARFTTIKGYDFVDGNNDPAPAGSHGTECSGVAAATINNGIGVAGISNSRLYSVRIVSGSTTTDAWLGQGIQWCIDNHVNVISMSNAGGAGQYSMTECQAAWDSGCILVASSGNEGSLGITFPAGYPSVICVGSIGQTNQWSSFSCYGPAMELIAPGEGIQTTCPGGTYGPQDGTSFSCPNVSGCAALVWAANTSLTNREVRKILNSTATDLGPTGWDNKYGYGKPNLRNAVLIASAPCDSGIVTVYNSSSSNTDLFVSDITYNSNWIFSVNPTNFSIPKTGGAQNITIIARARLAKGYYYDTLRIVSNFSNNNPWLVPITLKVGNVGIEEISNNKLNLKISPNPITQYLSVSFNISTNQYITLNICDITGRVIKTLANENKIAGDYNLKFTTYGLASGVYFVSLKAGETYTSKKVAIIR, encoded by the coding sequence ATGAATAAATCTATATTTATGTTAATTTTAACTGCTTTAGGAAGTTTAGTCTGGGGAAGTAAACCCGTTATCCTATTATCTGATAAATATTCCAATAAAACTATATTTGCATCATCTAACATCGGGAAAAGCACACTAGATACTTTAAGTCCCCAAGTATCATCACCTTACTCTCCTTGCGGAGCAAAATGGCGAATCGAATACGAAGCAACTAAATTCACAATACAGAAACCTTGCTCTATAATTGCAATTCTATATGGAGTATATAGTCAGACAGCTTCATCAAAACAATGTAGTCTATTTATATGGGAAAATAATGAATTTAATAACCCGGGACAGAGAGTATTCTCTACCTCTACTACCATAAACACAACTTCAGGAGGCGTTAATTGGACAATGTATACACTACCTACCCCGGTTTATGCATATTTCCCATTCTGGGTTGGTAATTTTGAATCCGATACTTTATATCCTACAAGCGCTATGGATAAGACAGTAAGTTCGCCCTCAAAATACTATGATCCCAGTAAAACCCCGATATGGATAGATGATGTTGGTGATTATCTCCAAGCCGTTATTGTAAAGTATGAAAATGAAGAGCCTGAAATGAGTATTTATCCTTCTCAACTTACACTAGAAATAGATAGTAGTGCTATATTAGTAAAAACAATTAAAACGGATTTCCCCAATCCGTCAGTCCCTTTATTAAAAGAAACAGATAAAAAATACTGGCAAGATATAGTTCCAGGAGAAATAATAATCGGTTATAGTAATAATATAAATGTAAAAAATGCTACATTAGAAGAACTTAATGTTACAACTAAAAATGTGTTATTATTAAATAGAAATTTAGGCTCTAATTTCATACTTGTTAAAATATCCGGAGGAATAGAAGAAGAAAAAGCTTTTATCCGGTCCCTTAGAACTAAACCTAATATAAACTCTGTAGAACCAAATAGAATAATAAAACTTCAGGCGAATCCTAACGATCCCTATTGGGGACAACAATGGGATAAAACAAACTTAAACGCACCTGGTGCATGGGATTTTGGATATGGGAGTGATTCTATCTCTATAGGAATTCTTGATATGGGAGCAGATTATACTCACCCGGATTTAAGTGCCCGATTCACTACCATAAAAGGGTATGATTTTGTAGACGGAAATAATGATCCAGCTCCGGCAGGATCTCACGGGACAGAATGTTCCGGTGTTGCTGCCGCAACTATTAATAATGGCATAGGAGTTGCAGGCATATCAAATTCCAGACTTTATAGTGTACGAATAGTAAGCGGTTCCACTACAACCGATGCATGGCTGGGACAAGGAATACAATGGTGCATAGATAATCATGTAAATGTTATTTCTATGAGTAATGCCGGTGGAGCAGGTCAATACAGTATGACAGAATGCCAGGCAGCATGGGATTCCGGATGTATTCTTGTTGCTTCAAGTGGTAATGAAGGGAGCCTGGGAATTACTTTCCCCGCAGGGTATCCCTCAGTTATATGTGTAGGTTCTATCGGACAAACAAATCAGTGGTCTTCTTTTAGTTGTTATGGTCCTGCTATGGAACTTATAGCTCCCGGAGAAGGCATACAAACAACCTGTCCCGGGGGAACTTATGGGCCACAGGACGGAACATCTTTTTCCTGTCCAAATGTTTCGGGATGTGCTGCACTTGTTTGGGCAGCAAATACATCCCTTACAAATCGTGAGGTGCGAAAAATATTAAATTCTACCGCCACGGATCTTGGACCAACGGGATGGGACAATAAGTATGGTTATGGAAAACCTAACCTTCGTAATGCAGTTCTTATTGCATCTGCCCCTTGTGATTCTGGTATAGTAACTGTTTATAATTCAAGCTCATCTAATACCGATTTATTTGTTTCCGATATAACTTATAACTCAAATTGGATTTTTTCAGTAAACCCTACCAACTTTTCTATTCCTAAAACAGGAGGAGCCCAAAATATTACTATTATTGCCAGAGCAAGATTAGCAAAAGGCTATTACTACGATACACTTAGAATAGTGTCAAATTTCAGTAACAATAATCCTTGGCTGGTACCAATTACTTTAAAAGTTGGAAATGTTGGCATTGAAGAAATCTCTAACAATAAATTAAATCTAAAAATATCTCCTAATCCTATTACTCAATACCTTTCTGTAAGTTTCAACATATCAACAAATCAATATATAACTTTGAATATATGTGACATAACAGGTAGAGTAATAAAAACTCTTGCAAATGAAAATAAAATCGCTGGGGATTATAACTTAAAATTTACTACCTATGGACTTGCTTCCGGAGTATATTTCGTATCGCTAAAAGCAGGTGAAACTTATACATCTAAAAAAGTTGCTATAATACGATAA
- a CDS encoding class I SAM-dependent methyltransferase → MTNSCPKNKKEKNEKYISRYLPHDELQEKLDRHLDYKNFNTRFLHRQRINSFLEITKSISNVNRALDIGCGTGIYSELLLGVSKEIFATDIKKTVLFPKNKSSFIQMDLQMLGFKENTFDFIVCSEVLEHIENLNSGLKEIYRILKPNGIVLISVPNKTSIFWVKNYIKFYFTYFFNKAPSIIRQEYKKHIDFSAFKLIKLMKSMGFNILNVYGVFLMLCPIKIIEYFAKEFPQIAYNICRIDECLLKLDIKRYSGYLFILGYKK, encoded by the coding sequence ATGACGAATTCTTGTCCCAAAAATAAGAAAGAAAAGAACGAGAAGTATATTTCCCGTTATCTTCCGCACGATGAGTTACAAGAAAAATTAGATAGACATTTGGATTATAAAAATTTCAATACAAGATTTCTTCATAGGCAAAGAATAAACAGTTTTTTAGAAATAACAAAATCGATATCAAATGTTAATAGGGCATTGGATATTGGGTGTGGAACCGGTATTTATTCTGAGTTATTGTTAGGCGTATCAAAAGAGATTTTTGCAACGGATATAAAAAAAACTGTTTTATTTCCAAAAAATAAAAGCTCTTTTATACAAATGGATTTGCAAATGTTGGGATTTAAGGAAAATACTTTTGATTTCATAGTATGCTCAGAGGTTTTGGAACATATAGAGAATCTTAACTCCGGATTAAAGGAGATTTATAGGATTTTAAAGCCTAATGGTATAGTGTTGATTTCGGTACCAAATAAAACAAGTATTTTTTGGGTTAAAAATTATATAAAATTTTACTTTACTTATTTTTTTAATAAAGCGCCAAGCATTATCAGACAGGAATATAAAAAACATATAGATTTTTCAGCTTTTAAGTTAATAAAATTAATGAAAAGCATGGGATTCAATATACTGAATGTATATGGTGTTTTTCTTATGCTGTGTCCCATTAAAATTATTGAATATTTTGCGAAAGAATTCCCCCAAATAGCATATAATATTTGTAGAATAGATGAATGCTTGTTGAAATTAGATATTAAAAGATATAGTGGTTATTTATTTATTTTAGGATATAAAAAATGA
- a CDS encoding glycosyltransferase codes for MRDLTILNLALYSPDFSSNFGESLLKLGKELKLRKGKLIVCFPEFKDWMNIFKINDIPVEIVPIRRVFDFNAIKLVVKLVKKYNITIIHTHFGIETQVIACISKWLCKRNTGEPLAQKIVWHWRNPIRTEIISDDAKGIKKILLEIKKLSGNLFYRFLDRHFVTTNIVISSSIKSMLLKRKLIPECKIEIIPNGIDLESYNVDNVEDIRKGFSISRDTILIGNISNFRPQKDHFTFLEAIRIVLEKHPKSMFILVGDGPNRLKAEKYADSLGIRQNLIFTGVQGDIKPFIKACNFTVLSSFYEGFGNVICESMALERPVIATNVGGITDIIVDNENGFLVPLKSPEIMAEKMVRLIIHPEEVEHFGKNGRRLIEKRFTIQIWTQSIISLYLKMIKIK; via the coding sequence ATGAGGGACCTTACAATTTTAAATCTTGCATTATATAGCCCTGATTTTTCAAGTAATTTTGGGGAAAGCTTGTTAAAGCTAGGGAAAGAACTTAAACTTCGTAAGGGGAAACTTATAGTTTGTTTTCCTGAGTTTAAGGATTGGATGAACATTTTTAAGATTAATGATATTCCCGTTGAAATAGTTCCTATAAGAAGAGTTTTTGATTTTAATGCCATTAAATTGGTTGTTAAATTGGTAAAAAAATATAACATTACCATTATTCATACGCATTTTGGAATAGAAACCCAAGTTATAGCCTGTATTTCTAAATGGCTATGTAAAAGAAATACCGGTGAGCCTTTGGCTCAAAAAATTGTCTGGCATTGGCGTAATCCTATTCGCACTGAAATCATATCAGATGATGCAAAAGGGATTAAGAAAATACTTTTAGAGATAAAGAAATTATCCGGAAATTTATTTTATAGGTTCTTAGATAGGCATTTTGTAACTACGAATATAGTTATTTCAAGCTCAATTAAAAGTATGTTATTAAAAAGGAAGCTAATTCCTGAATGCAAGATTGAAATCATTCCTAATGGAATAGATTTAGAGTCCTACAATGTTGATAACGTGGAAGATATAAGGAAGGGTTTTTCTATAAGTCGGGACACAATTTTAATAGGAAATATAAGTAATTTTAGACCCCAAAAAGACCATTTTACATTTCTTGAAGCTATAAGAATAGTATTAGAGAAACACCCCAAAAGTATGTTTATATTGGTAGGAGATGGTCCAAATAGATTAAAGGCAGAGAAATATGCGGATTCTTTAGGAATAAGGCAAAATCTAATATTTACGGGAGTGCAGGGCGATATTAAGCCCTTTATTAAAGCCTGTAATTTTACCGTTCTTTCGTCTTTTTATGAAGGGTTCGGAAATGTCATTTGTGAGTCTATGGCATTAGAGAGACCGGTAATTGCAACAAATGTTGGAGGAATTACGGACATTATAGTGGACAATGAAAATGGCTTTTTAGTCCCGCTTAAAAGTCCTGAAATAATGGCAGAAAAAATGGTAAGGCTTATAATACACCCGGAAGAAGTGGAACATTTTGGAAAAAATGGAAGAAGATTGATAGAAAAAAGATTTACGATTCAGATATGGACACAATCAATTATATCATTGTATCTAAAGATGATAAAGATTAAGTAA